A window from Plodia interpunctella isolate USDA-ARS_2022_Savannah chromosome 2, ilPloInte3.2, whole genome shotgun sequence encodes these proteins:
- the LOC128675438 gene encoding mitochondrial intermediate peptidase produces MKLPKSLWLLTPSTRRKLGRNVSTWSPLATAFNTRPSTRPIFENLRERTGLFNKPELTSFEGFYTLKEQAIAATEQLIEEATSNPTRPMVEIFDELSDTLCKVADLAEFVRIAHPQSHFANAAEDACISISGVVEKLNTDKRLYEALRDSVKKGTSGDQHLAELFLFDFEQSGIQLEEKKRRRVVGLNDLILQTGQRFMAGAAQPRRVPRNVVPSNVRQFFSTEGDDIIVSGVYAECGEAAAREAAYRLYLAPDERQDQLLTTTLDARHEMASICGFDCYADRAINASTMETAPNVRQFLDLLSDNLHDRAQLDFEAMLKMKKKETPYQNALACWDTPYFTHKAKTQLLNVANSDFSPYFSLGGCMEGLNMLCQELYGITLKSEEMLPGESWSPDVYKLAVVHEREGLLGHMYCDLYSRPGKPHQDCHFTIQGGKLLPDGSYQNPIVVIMLSLCGGHRSGPALLSLGAVDNLWHEAGHALHSMLGRARHQHVAGTRCPTDLAEVPSVLMEYFASSPQVVRRFARHFQTREPMPEDMIHRLCASKYLFGASEMQLQVFYSALDQRYHGPDASFGGKTTQVLQEVQKQYYGLPYVENTAWQHRFSHLIGYGAKYYSYLISRAVAWSVWRKHFHEQPLSRTAGDHFRQSVLRHGGAVPPQKLLREYLDTEITPNTLANALADELDYHKDHLDTVFKMTDK; encoded by the exons ATGAAGCTGCCAAAGTCCTTGTGGCTACTGACACCGTCGACACGTCGGAAATTGGGCCGGAATGTCAGCACATGGTCTCCACTTGCCACTGCCTTTAACACCAGACCCAGCACTAGGCccatatttgaaaatttgaggGAAAGAACT GGTCTTTTTAACAAACCAGAGCTCACCAGTTTCGAAGGCTTTTATACACTTAAAGAACAGGCCATTGCAGCCACTGAGCAGCTGATTGAAGAAGCCACTTCAAATCCCACCAGACCCATGGTGGAGATCTTCGATGAACTCTCCGATACACTATGTAAAGTTGCTGATTTAGCTGAGTTTGTGAGAATAGCCCACCCACAATCACACTTCGCAAATGCTGCTGAAGATGCATGCATCAGCATTAGTGGTGTTGTAGAAAAGCTGAACACAGATAAGAGATTATATGAGGCATTAAGAGATTCAGTGAAGAAAGGCACATCGGGTGATCAGCATTTGGCAGAATTGTTTCTGTTTGACTTTGAGCAAAGTGGCATTCAGCTTGAGGAGAAGAAGAGGAGGCGTGTCGTGGGCCTCAATGACCTCATTCTGCAGACAGGACAGAGGTTCATGGCGGGCGCGGCCCAGCCTAGAAGAGTGCCAAGAAATGTGGTGCCCTCCAATGTCAGACAGTT CTTCAGCACAGAAGGTGACGACATAATAGTGAGCGGTGTGTACGCTGAGTGCGGGGAGGCCGCCGCTAGGGAAGCTGCTTACAGACTGTACCTGGCTCCGGATGAGAGACAGGACCAGTTGTTGACAACTACACTTGATGCAAGGCATGAGATGGCTTCTATATGTGGTTTCGATTGTTATGCCGACAG agcGATAAATGCAAGCACAATGGAGACAGCACCTAACGTGCGTCAGTTTCTCGACCTCTTATCAGACAACCTCCACGACCGCGCTCAACTGGACTTCGAAGCTATGCtcaagatgaagaagaaggaaACCCCATACCAGAACGCACTGGCTTGCTGGGACACTCCATACTTCACACATAAGGCCAAGACGCAATTACTGAATGTAGCCAATTCAGATTTCAGCCCATATTTCTCCTTAGGAGGGTGCATGGAGGGTCTCAATATGCTATGCCAGGAACTGTACGGTATCACGTTGAAGTCTGAAGAAATGTTGCCAg GTGAGTCGTGGTCCCCGGACGTGTACAAGCTGGCGGTGGTGCACGAGCGTGAAGGTCTGCTGGGCCACATGTACTGCGACCTGTACTCGCGCCCGGGCAAGCCGCACCAGGACTGCCACTTCACCATACAGGGCGGGAAGTTGTTGCCAGATGGCTCTTATCAG AACCCGATAGTAGTGATAATGCTGTCGCTCTGCGGGGGCCACCGTTCGGGCCCGGCGCTGCTGTCGCTGGGCGCGGTGGACAACCTGTGGCACGAAGCGGGGCACGCGCTGCACTCGATGCTGGGCCGCGCGCGGCACCAGCACGTGGCCGGCACGCGCTGCCCCACCGACCTGGCCGAGGTGCCCAGCGTGCTCATGGAGTACTTCGCTAGCAGTCCGCAG gtGGTGCGCCGCTTCGCTCGTCACTTCCAAACCCGCGAACCGATGCCTGAAGATATGATCCACCGACTGTGTGCTTCCAAATATCTCTTCGGTGCAAGCGAAATGCAACTGCAG GTGTTCTACTCAGCGCTAGACCAGCGTTACCACGGACCGGACGCATCTTTTGGTGGGAAAACAACACAAGTGTTACAAGAAGTACAGAAACAATACTACGGCCTGCCTTATGTTGAGAATACC GCGTGGCAGCACCGTTTCAGCCATTTAATCGGCTACGGCGCAAAGTACTACTCGTACCTCATATCCAGAGCCGTGGCCTGGAGCGTGTGGAGGAAACATTTTCACGAACAACCTCTCAGTAGAACCGCCGGGGACCATTTCAGGCAGTCTGTTCTGAGGCATGGGGGCGCTGTTCCACCACAG AAACTCCTCCGCGAATACCTGGACACGGAGATCACACCCAACACGCTAGCCAACGCGTTGGCCGACGAGTTGGACTACCATAAAGACCATCTCGACACAGTCTTCAAAATGACAGACAAGTGA